The Buchnera aphidicola (Cinara tujafilina) genome has a window encoding:
- the rplt gene encoding 50S ribosomal protein L20: protein MTRIKRGVTAHARHKKVLKQAKGYYGARSRVYRVACQAVIKAGQYAYRDRRQKKRQFRKLWIIRINAAAHNYDLSYNKFMYGLKKASIIVNRKILSDSTISDIPLFKLLIEKSKESLRSK from the coding sequence ATGACACGTATAAAAAGAGGTGTTACCGCTCATGCGCGTCACAAAAAAGTTTTAAAACAAGCAAAGGGATATTATGGAGCTCGTTCTCGTGTATATCGAGTAGCATGTCAAGCCGTTATTAAAGCGGGGCAATATGCTTACCGAGATAGGCGTCAAAAAAAACGACAATTTAGAAAATTATGGATTATCAGAATTAATGCTGCCGCACATAACTATGATCTTTCATACAATAAATTTATGTATGGCTTAAAAAAAGCATCTATTATAGTTAATCGTAAAATATTATCTGATTCTACAATTTCTGATATACCTTTGTTTAAATTATTAATAGAAAAATCAAAAGAATCGTTGCGTAGTAAGTAA
- the aroH gene encoding phospho-2-dehydro-3-deoxyheptonate aldolase, whose protein sequence is MKKTDELRTSRVKPLITPAELSSRYIITSDVMNMILKTRNNISRILTGKDKRLLVVIGPCSIHDPIAAIEYAKKLRVLRDKFSPYLEIIMRTYFEKPRTVIGWKGLISDPYLDETFQVNKGLEIARSLLLNINMLGIPAATEFLDIVIGQFISDLISWGAIGARTTESQIHREMASALSCPIGFKNGTDGNILIAIDAIRSAQSRHLFLAPNKYGKITINYTRGNPDVHIIMRGGKIPNYHKNDILLATEELKKVNLKEFLMIDFSHANSLKEHLRQHNVAESVSKQIYDGSTSIVGVMIESFLKEGAQKVSKIKKFGFWSINYGFLFRLGR, encoded by the coding sequence ATGAAAAAAACTGATGAGCTACGAACTTCTCGTGTTAAACCGTTAATAACGCCGGCAGAATTATCTTCTCGTTATATAATTACATCTGATGTAATGAATATGATTTTAAAAACTAGAAATAATATATCACGTATTTTAACAGGAAAAGATAAAAGATTATTAGTAGTAATTGGACCATGTTCAATACATGATCCTATAGCAGCTATAGAATATGCAAAAAAGTTGCGCGTTTTACGGGATAAATTTTCTCCTTATTTAGAAATTATTATGCGTACATATTTTGAAAAACCGCGCACAGTTATTGGTTGGAAAGGATTAATTTCAGATCCATATTTAGATGAAACATTTCAAGTAAACAAAGGATTAGAGATTGCACGGAGTTTATTATTAAATATTAATATGTTGGGTATTCCAGCAGCTACAGAATTTTTAGACATAGTGATTGGACAATTTATTTCTGATTTAATTAGTTGGGGAGCTATTGGTGCTAGAACTACTGAAAGTCAAATTCATCGCGAAATGGCATCAGCGTTATCATGTCCAATTGGTTTTAAAAATGGAACCGATGGAAATATTTTAATAGCGATTGATGCAATACGTTCAGCACAATCTCGTCATTTATTCTTAGCTCCAAATAAATATGGAAAAATAACAATTAATTATACAAGGGGTAATCCAGATGTACATATTATTATGAGAGGTGGAAAAATTCCTAATTATCATAAAAATGATATTCTGTTAGCCACGGAAGAACTAAAAAAAGTAAATTTAAAGGAATTTTTAATGATTGATTTTAGTCATGCTAACTCTTTAAAAGAACATTTACGACAACATAATGTAGCTGAATCTGTATCAAAGCAAATTTATGATGGATCAACATCTATTGTAGGAGTTATGATTGAAAGTTTTTTAAAAGAAGGTGCTCAAAAAGTTAGTAAAATAAAAAAATTTGGTTTTTGGTCAATCAATTACGGATTCCTGTTTAGGCTGGGAAGATAG
- the rpmI gene encoding 50S ribosomal protein L35 — MFKMKTLRSAAKRFKKTATGRFKRKQANLRHILTKKTTACKRHLRSKIVISPSDHNAVLTFFPYR; from the coding sequence ATGTTTAAAATGAAAACATTACGTAGTGCTGCGAAAAGATTTAAAAAAACAGCTACTGGACGTTTTAAACGTAAACAAGCAAATTTAAGACATATTTTAACAAAAAAAACTACTGCTTGTAAACGTCATCTTCGCTCTAAAATTGTTATATCACCTTCTGATCATAATGCGGTTTTAACCTTTTTTCCATATAGATAG
- the thrS gene encoding threonyl-tRNA synthetase gives MPVIMLCNGISKTYKRAVSLKKIIQDLYPVTEHKNFIAGSINKKIIDLNTLIICDSVITLIKEDDKKFLSMIRYTFIQLLNYVLKEMWPSIQLAGGKISDSGFFCDFYCPVSLNKSDLKNISTNMSDKIALKYNIIKKKYVKIGFFLFLKKNNEKYKLDIIKEKLIQSKTINICYHEKYFEEYDISPVPNISFCSHFIIKNISGVYWKNNKKKYNVTAYSWYCVGIKNQLLNYIFSLKKFEQRDHRKIAKRLNLYHIQKNSPGMIFWHQNGFIIFQELKKFIRIKLKKYLYYEVKTPIVIDKSLWKKSGHWKFYKNSIFVTKSENQEYCIKPMNCPGHVQIFKQGIKSYKDLPIRIAEFGSCHRNEASGSLHGLMRVRGFTQDDAHIFCTNEQVKTELNFCIKILFELYNTFGFKKITVKFSTRPIQRIGHDKLWDQAEKDLESVLIENKLPFIYQKGEGAFYGPKIEIVLEDSLKRLWQCGTIQLDFYLAKQLKAFYIDKNNIRNFPIIIHRAFLGSIERFIGILIEEYNGRLPVWLSPVHAVVMSISQKNINFVKKVTKSLIKNSIRVISEISENSINFKIRTYVMQYIPYLLICGDIEEKNNCLTIRLRSGRLIKMQKIDDFIKKIKEIIFNRSCYDFDRED, from the coding sequence ATGCCGGTTATTATGTTATGTAATGGAATAAGTAAAACTTATAAACGTGCGGTTTCTTTAAAAAAAATAATTCAAGATTTATATCCAGTTACAGAGCATAAAAATTTTATAGCTGGGTCAATTAATAAAAAAATAATTGATTTAAATACATTAATAATATGCGACTCTGTAATAACATTAATTAAAGAAGATGATAAAAAATTTTTATCAATGATTAGATATACTTTTATACAGTTATTAAATTATGTTTTAAAAGAAATGTGGCCTTCAATACAATTAGCGGGAGGAAAAATATCTGATTCAGGATTTTTTTGTGATTTTTATTGCCCAGTTTCTTTAAATAAATCAGATCTTAAAAATATTTCAACAAATATGTCTGATAAAATTGCTTTGAAGTATAATATTATTAAAAAAAAGTATGTAAAAATTGGTTTTTTTCTATTTTTAAAAAAAAATAATGAAAAATATAAACTTGATATTATTAAAGAAAAGTTAATACAATCTAAAACTATTAATATATGTTATCATGAAAAATATTTTGAAGAATATGACATATCTCCAGTTCCTAATATTTCATTTTGTAGTCATTTTATTATAAAAAATATATCAGGTGTTTATTGGAAAAATAATAAAAAAAAATATAATGTTACAGCGTATTCATGGTATTGCGTGGGCATCAAAAATCAATTATTAAATTATATATTCTCTCTTAAAAAATTTGAACAACGTGATCACCGTAAGATAGCAAAAAGATTAAATTTATATCATATACAAAAAAATTCCCCTGGTATGATTTTTTGGCATCAAAATGGATTTATTATTTTCCAAGAACTAAAAAAATTTATTCGTATTAAATTAAAAAAATATTTATATTATGAGGTAAAAACTCCTATAGTGATTGATAAATCATTATGGAAAAAAAGCGGGCATTGGAAATTTTATAAAAATTCTATTTTTGTTACAAAGTCTGAAAATCAAGAATATTGTATTAAGCCTATGAATTGTCCTGGACATGTACAGATTTTCAAACAAGGTATTAAATCATATAAAGATTTACCGATACGTATTGCGGAATTTGGTAGTTGTCATCGTAATGAGGCATCTGGTTCATTACATGGATTAATGAGGGTGCGTGGATTTACTCAAGATGATGCGCATATATTTTGTACAAACGAACAGGTAAAAACAGAATTAAATTTTTGTATTAAAATATTATTTGAATTATATAATACTTTTGGTTTTAAAAAAATTACTGTAAAATTTTCTACCAGACCAATACAACGTATTGGACATGATAAATTATGGGATCAAGCAGAAAAAGATTTAGAATCTGTATTAATTGAAAATAAATTGCCTTTTATTTATCAAAAAGGTGAAGGTGCCTTTTATGGTCCGAAAATTGAGATTGTTTTGGAAGATAGTTTAAAAAGATTATGGCAATGTGGTACTATTCAATTAGATTTTTATTTAGCAAAACAATTAAAAGCTTTTTATATAGATAAAAATAATATTCGAAATTTTCCCATTATTATACACCGTGCTTTTTTAGGGTCTATTGAACGTTTTATTGGAATTTTAATTGAAGAATATAATGGTAGATTACCGGTATGGTTATCACCAGTACATGCGGTAGTTATGAGTATTTCTCAAAAAAATATTAATTTTGTTAAAAAAGTTACGAAATCATTAATAAAAAATAGTATTCGTGTTATTTCTGAAATTTCAGAAAACAGTATTAATTTTAAAATACGTACATATGTTATGCAATATATACCATATTTATTAATATGCGGCGATATAGAAGAAAAAAATAATTGTTTGACTATTCGATTACGTTCGGGTCGTCTTATTAAAATGCAAAAAATTGATGATTTTATAAAAAAAATTAAAGAAATAATTTTTAATCGTAGTTGTTACGATTTTGATAGGGAGGATTAA
- the pheS gene encoding phenylalanyl-tRNA synthetase, alpha subunit, with the protein MKSEAKLINYTDRLFSIFLSDLKKIYTNDKLNQCKSKYLGKNSFLLRYLKKLSALDFDLKIKYSKILNIMKKKFNIIFYLEKKYIKDYMNLNRTNKKYFDVSLPGRKIDYGCLHPITLVINDIERFFYYLGFLTYHGPELEDVYHNFDALNVPMHHPARDKSDTFWFDSKRLLRTQTSNMQIRILEKNSCPIKFIVPGKVYRRDSDQTHTPMFHQVEGLIIDKSISFSNIKWILQNFICQFFQNQNLVFRFRSSYFPFTIPSAEMDIQTSSGSWLEVLGFGMIHPNVLKNFNIDNKKYSACAFGIGVERIAMIKYSVSDIRLFFENDIRFLKQFV; encoded by the coding sequence TTGAAATCTGAAGCTAAATTAATTAATTATACGGATCGCTTATTTTCTATATTTTTATCAGATTTAAAAAAAATCTATACGAATGATAAATTAAATCAATGTAAATCTAAATATTTAGGTAAAAATAGTTTTTTATTGCGTTATTTAAAAAAATTATCTGCTTTAGATTTTGATTTAAAAATTAAGTATAGTAAAATTTTAAATATTATGAAAAAAAAATTCAATATTATATTTTATCTCGAAAAAAAATATATCAAAGATTATATGAATTTGAATAGAACAAATAAAAAATACTTTGATGTTTCGTTACCTGGACGAAAAATTGACTATGGTTGTTTACATCCTATTACTTTAGTAATTAATGATATAGAAAGATTTTTTTATTATCTTGGCTTTTTAACATATCACGGTCCTGAATTAGAAGATGTATATCATAATTTTGATGCGTTAAATGTTCCAATGCATCATCCTGCTCGCGATAAAAGTGATACATTTTGGTTTGATTCTAAACGTTTGTTACGAACTCAAACATCTAATATGCAAATAAGAATTTTAGAAAAAAATTCATGTCCAATAAAATTTATAGTACCTGGCAAAGTATATCGTCGAGATTCAGATCAAACACATACACCAATGTTTCATCAAGTTGAAGGTTTAATAATTGATAAATCGATTTCTTTTTCAAATATAAAATGGATATTACAAAATTTTATATGTCAATTTTTTCAGAATCAAAATCTTGTTTTTCGTTTTAGAAGTTCATATTTTCCATTTACTATCCCTTCAGCGGAAATGGATATCCAAACATCTTCTGGAAGTTGGTTAGAGGTGTTAGGATTTGGAATGATACACCCAAATGTTTTAAAAAATTTTAATATTGATAATAAAAAATATTCAGCCTGTGCATTTGGTATCGGTGTAGAACGAATAGCTATGATAAAGTATTCGGTTTCTGATATCCGTTTATTTTTTGAAAATGATATACGTTTTTTAAAACAATTTGTTTAA
- the infc gene encoding initiation factor IF-3: MRLTNLNGDSMGIVNLKDALTEAKACGVDLVEISPNADPPVCKIMNYGKFLYERSKTLKRQKKKQKVIHIKEIKFRPSTEEGDYKVKLRNLIRFLKEGNKVKITLRFRGREMAHQYIGRNLLLRIKQDLDTISIVEFFPTRIEGRQMVMMLSPKKI, encoded by the coding sequence GTGCGATTAACAAATTTAAATGGTGATTCTATGGGTATTGTTAACCTAAAAGATGCTTTAACTGAAGCAAAAGCATGCGGAGTAGATTTAGTTGAAATAAGTCCAAATGCTGATCCTCCAGTATGTAAAATTATGAATTATGGAAAATTTCTTTATGAAAGAAGTAAAACTCTTAAACGTCAAAAGAAAAAACAAAAAGTTATACATATAAAAGAAATAAAATTTAGACCGAGTACTGAAGAAGGGGATTATAAAGTTAAATTACGTAATTTAATACGATTTTTAAAAGAAGGTAATAAAGTAAAAATTACTTTACGATTTCGTGGTCGTGAAATGGCACATCAATATATTGGAAGAAATTTATTATTACGTATAAAACAGGATTTAGATACTATTTCAATAGTTGAATTTTTTCCGACACGGATTGAAGGTCGTCAAATGGTTATGATGTTATCACCAAAGAAGATATAA
- the sufA gene encoding Fe-S assembly scaffold protein produces the protein MLQKTYINKSNIKEKSGIKITLKAEKQILKLIKKNIDCIGIKINIKKSGCAGFKYTLNLIYISKDSDIMFYYNKIPLYIPKKKWSILKNTIIDYFKSGLNYNFTFYNSNNIYHCGCGESFNIK, from the coding sequence ATGCTACAAAAAACATATATAAATAAAAGTAATATAAAAGAAAAATCAGGAATTAAAATTACTTTAAAAGCAGAAAAACAAATTTTAAAATTAATTAAAAAAAATATAGATTGCATAGGAATAAAAATAAATATAAAAAAATCAGGATGTGCTGGATTTAAGTATACTTTAAATTTAATATACATTTCAAAAGATTCAGATATAATGTTTTATTACAATAAAATACCATTATATATTCCTAAAAAAAAATGGAGTATATTAAAAAATACTATAATAGATTATTTTAAATCAGGTTTAAATTATAACTTTACTTTTTATAATTCAAACAATATATATCATTGTGGTTGTGGAGAAAGTTTTAATATTAAATAA